A window from Pseudomonas kribbensis encodes these proteins:
- a CDS encoding CheW domain-containing protein, which produces MNRPIKLTSKPQLALQSYLDGLLQEVTEEIPQAVEAPVEVVENTAVLDEFQAAVLEEQARDAQQAARPVAPVAAPAAVVAKAPATLIKEPEPVRVVSTLAPLLQTQLLQTPPVPAAPAPEPETPAPAPVEPTLVAPLVEVHLPPSNTPPPVETDGRPAWASEAFECLLFDVAGLTLAVPLVCLGSIYSLAGHELTPLFGQPEWFLGILPSQAGNLKVLDTARWVMPDRYRDDFRQGLQYVISVQGYEWGLAVHQVSRSLRLDPNEIKWRSQRGQRPWLAGTVIEHMCALLDVSALAELIASGGAKHMSGSKPNHKPT; this is translated from the coding sequence ATGAATCGGCCGATCAAGCTGACATCGAAGCCGCAACTGGCGCTGCAGTCCTATCTGGACGGCTTGCTGCAGGAGGTGACGGAAGAGATCCCGCAGGCCGTCGAGGCGCCGGTCGAGGTGGTCGAGAACACCGCCGTACTCGATGAATTCCAGGCCGCCGTGCTTGAAGAACAGGCCCGCGATGCGCAACAAGCCGCGCGACCGGTCGCCCCGGTTGCAGCGCCGGCGGCTGTGGTAGCGAAGGCACCTGCAACGTTGATCAAAGAGCCTGAGCCGGTGCGCGTGGTCTCGACGCTGGCACCGCTGCTGCAAACCCAACTTCTGCAAACGCCGCCGGTTCCGGCGGCGCCAGCGCCCGAACCTGAAACGCCTGCACCAGCCCCGGTCGAGCCGACTCTGGTTGCGCCACTGGTGGAAGTGCATCTGCCACCGAGCAATACGCCGCCACCGGTGGAAACCGACGGCCGCCCGGCCTGGGCGTCGGAAGCCTTCGAATGCCTGTTGTTCGATGTGGCCGGGTTGACCCTGGCCGTGCCGCTGGTGTGCCTGGGCTCGATCTATTCGCTGGCCGGCCATGAGCTGACGCCGCTGTTCGGTCAGCCGGAATGGTTTCTCGGCATCCTGCCAAGCCAGGCCGGCAACCTGAAGGTGCTGGACACCGCGCGCTGGGTCATGCCGGATCGCTATCGCGATGACTTCCGTCAGGGCCTGCAATACGTGATTTCGGTACAAGGTTACGAGTGGGGGCTGGCGGTGCATCAGGTCAGCCGCTCGTTGCGCCTGGACCCGAATGAAATCAAATGGAGAAGTCAACGGGGTCAGCGGCCATGGCTCGCGGGCACGGTGATTGAACACATGTGCGCCTTGCTCGATGTCTCCGCACTGGCCGAGCTGATCGCCAGCGGTGGGGCAAAGCACATGTCCGGCAGTAAGCCGAACCACAAACCGACATAA
- a CDS encoding chemotaxis protein CheW, whose product MNDKATAAKGSEDPILQWVTFKLDNETYGINVMRVQEVLRYTEIAPVPGAPSYVLGIINLRGNVVTVIDTRQRFGLMSGEISDNTRIVIIEADKQVVGIMVDSVAEVVYLRQSEIETAPNVGNEESAKFIQGVCNKNNELLILVELDKMMSEEEWSELENI is encoded by the coding sequence ATGAACGACAAGGCTACTGCGGCAAAGGGTTCCGAAGATCCGATCCTGCAATGGGTGACCTTCAAGCTGGACAACGAAACCTACGGCATCAACGTGATGCGCGTTCAGGAAGTCCTGCGCTACACCGAGATCGCTCCGGTTCCGGGTGCTCCAAGCTACGTGCTGGGCATCATCAACCTGCGCGGCAACGTGGTGACCGTGATCGACACCCGTCAGCGCTTCGGCCTGATGAGCGGCGAGATCAGCGACAACACCCGTATCGTCATCATCGAAGCCGACAAGCAAGTGGTCGGCATCATGGTCGACAGCGTGGCTGAAGTGGTTTACCTGCGTCAGTCGGAGATCGAGACCGCACCGAACGTCGGTAACGAAGAGTCGGCCAAGTTCATCCAGGGCGTGTGCAACAAGAACAACGAGTTGCTCATCCTGGTCGAGCTGGACAAGATGATGAGCGAAGAAGAATGGTCGGAACTGGAGAATATCTGA
- a CDS encoding DUF2802 domain-containing protein: MILEVAVIVLFLFWAGTLAMFLAYIKAQRVIAAQQAQGDALRDQRIKDLAKRVDDYQNGNVRMGEALHELRAVVSPIPDKITQLEQRDPSSLSFAQAAKLVGMGASVDELTQSCGLTQAEAELMRKLHRSS; this comes from the coding sequence TTGATTCTCGAGGTAGCGGTCATTGTCCTGTTCCTGTTCTGGGCAGGCACGCTGGCGATGTTTCTGGCGTACATCAAGGCGCAGCGCGTGATCGCTGCGCAACAGGCCCAGGGCGATGCGCTGCGTGACCAGCGCATCAAGGACCTGGCCAAGCGTGTCGACGATTACCAGAACGGCAACGTGCGCATGGGCGAAGCCCTGCACGAGCTGCGCGCGGTCGTCAGTCCGATCCCGGACAAAATCACCCAGCTCGAACAGCGCGACCCGTCCAGCCTGTCATTCGCCCAGGCGGCGAAACTGGTGGGGATGGGCGCGAGTGTCGATGAGCTGACTCAGTCCTGCGGGTTGACCCAGGCTGAGGCGGAGTTGATGCGCAAGCTGCACAGAAGCAGTTGA
- a CDS encoding EscU/YscU/HrcU family type III secretion system export apparatus switch protein, with product MNDSTAPRQAIALKYDGSHAPTLTAKGDDELAEEILRIARDCEVPIYENAELVKLLARMELGDSIPQELYLTIAEIIAFAWNLKGKFPQGHDPDAPMVEKDITDRGDDY from the coding sequence ATGAACGATTCCACTGCTCCACGCCAGGCCATCGCCCTCAAGTACGACGGCAGCCACGCCCCGACCCTCACCGCCAAGGGCGACGATGAACTGGCCGAGGAAATCCTGCGCATCGCCCGCGACTGTGAAGTGCCGATCTACGAGAACGCCGAACTGGTGAAGTTGCTGGCGCGAATGGAACTGGGCGACAGCATCCCGCAGGAGCTATACCTGACGATTGCCGAGATCATCGCGTTTGCCTGGAACCTCAAGGGCAAGTTCCCGCAAGGACACGACCCGGATGCGCCGATGGTCGAGAAGGACATCACCGATCGCGGCGACGATTACTGA
- a CDS encoding flagellar hook-length control protein FliK, whose protein sequence is MTGEMNILPLPPTTPATARPQVGELLKLLTPMDGLIAAGQSAKAEVLSLKPADQAFQVLLKVTLDGGRQTTVQATSPLPLPQGTNLAVTQPSAGNLAVTVQQAIATAVATLTRIDTAQLPVGTLLQGKVLTNQALPQVPGQPTVFRSTVSLLNTVLSGSTLSLDSPQPLRIGTLLSALVQDSQTLKFLPLSSRQEQLAVSQQLVSQQSRQGSLDGLLKMLQSLPPADDQTSSDLRAAVDRLLANLPDVGQLTTPKGLAQALLNSGAFLEAKLLAGQNPTLTPDMKGDLLKLIAQLTPGLPGNTNLNAIIAANTLAQAMPSFVRNALGMLGQVSAKPVPGGFPLPDRLLQSLEGEGDLEHLLRLAAAAVSRLQSHQLSSLEQTGVTDDGRLLSTWQLEIPMRNMQDIVPLQVKFQREEAPQEEKQNERRDSERETKQQLWRVDLAFDMEPLGPMQVQAQLINGSLSSQLWAERPYTADLIETNLAALRQRLLDRGLNVGDLDCHLGTPPQGIQTRLEHRWVDETA, encoded by the coding sequence ATGACAGGCGAAATGAACATCCTCCCGCTCCCGCCCACCACCCCGGCGACCGCTCGTCCGCAGGTGGGTGAGCTGCTCAAGTTGCTGACGCCGATGGACGGGCTGATTGCCGCCGGTCAGAGCGCCAAGGCCGAGGTGTTGTCGCTGAAACCGGCGGACCAGGCCTTTCAGGTATTGCTCAAGGTCACCCTCGACGGCGGCCGCCAGACCACCGTGCAGGCGACCAGTCCCCTGCCGCTGCCGCAAGGCACCAATCTGGCGGTCACCCAGCCGTCAGCGGGCAATCTGGCGGTTACCGTACAACAGGCCATCGCCACGGCTGTCGCCACCCTCACCCGCATCGACACCGCGCAATTGCCGGTCGGTACGCTGCTGCAAGGCAAGGTGCTGACCAATCAGGCCTTGCCGCAGGTGCCAGGGCAGCCGACGGTGTTCCGCTCGACGGTCAGCCTGCTCAACACCGTGTTGAGCGGCAGCACCCTGAGCCTCGACAGCCCGCAGCCGTTGCGCATCGGCACGCTGCTGTCGGCGCTGGTACAGGATTCCCAGACCCTGAAATTCCTGCCGTTGAGCAGTCGTCAGGAACAACTGGCGGTCAGTCAGCAACTGGTCAGCCAGCAGAGCCGCCAGGGTTCGCTGGATGGTTTGTTGAAAATGCTCCAGAGCCTGCCACCCGCCGACGATCAGACCTCCAGTGATCTGCGCGCCGCCGTGGACCGGCTGCTGGCCAACCTGCCGGACGTCGGGCAACTGACCACACCCAAAGGCCTGGCCCAGGCGCTGCTCAACAGCGGCGCGTTTCTCGAAGCCAAATTGCTCGCCGGGCAAAACCCGACGCTGACCCCGGACATGAAAGGCGATCTGCTCAAGCTGATCGCGCAACTCACCCCCGGCCTGCCCGGCAATACCAATCTGAATGCGATCATCGCCGCCAACACCCTGGCCCAGGCGATGCCGAGCTTCGTGCGCAATGCCCTTGGCATGCTCGGCCAGGTCAGCGCCAAACCGGTGCCGGGCGGTTTCCCGCTACCGGACCGGTTGCTGCAAAGCCTGGAAGGCGAAGGCGATCTGGAACACTTGCTGCGCCTGGCCGCCGCCGCGGTCTCGCGCCTGCAAAGCCATCAACTGTCGAGCCTGGAACAGACCGGCGTGACCGACGACGGGCGCCTGCTCAGCACCTGGCAACTGGAAATCCCGATGCGCAACATGCAGGACATCGTGCCGTTGCAGGTCAAGTTCCAGCGCGAAGAAGCGCCACAAGAAGAAAAACAGAACGAACGCCGTGACAGCGAGCGCGAAACCAAACAACAGCTGTGGCGCGTCGATCTGGCCTTCGACATGGAACCGCTGGGGCCGATGCAGGTTCAGGCGCAACTGATCAACGGCAGCCTGTCGAGCCAGCTATGGGCCGAACGGCCATACACTGCCGACCTGATCGAAACCAATCTGGCCGCACTGCGCCAGCGCCTGCTGGATCGCGGGCTCAACGTCGGCGATCTCGACTGCCACCTCGGCACCCCGCCGCAAGGCATCCAAACCCGTCTCGAACACCGCTGGGTCGACGAAACCGCATGA
- the ccmA gene encoding cytochrome c biogenesis heme-transporting ATPase CcmA, producing MTSPVLQTVGLACERDLRLLFENLELRLATGDMVQISGPNGSGKTSLLRLLAGLMQPTDGQVLLNGQPLAEQRSELARNLLWIGHAAGIKDLLTPEENLAWLCALHQPAGRDAIWQALAAVGLRGFEDVPCHSLSAGQQRRVALARLYLDSPPLWILDEPFTALDKQGVAQLEEHLANHCEQGGLVVLTTHHTLSQMPAGYRDIDLGKWAV from the coding sequence TTGACCAGCCCTGTCCTGCAAACCGTCGGCCTCGCCTGTGAGCGTGATCTCAGACTGCTCTTCGAGAATCTCGAATTGAGACTGGCCACTGGCGATATGGTGCAGATCAGCGGTCCCAACGGCAGCGGCAAGACCAGTCTCTTGCGCCTGCTGGCCGGCCTGATGCAGCCGACCGACGGTCAAGTACTGCTCAACGGTCAACCCCTGGCCGAGCAACGCAGCGAACTGGCGCGCAACCTGCTGTGGATCGGTCATGCCGCCGGGATCAAGGACCTGCTGACCCCGGAAGAAAACCTCGCCTGGCTCTGCGCCCTGCATCAACCTGCCGGACGCGACGCGATCTGGCAGGCACTGGCGGCGGTTGGATTGCGCGGTTTCGAGGATGTTCCCTGCCACAGCCTGTCCGCCGGTCAGCAGCGCCGCGTGGCGCTGGCGCGCTTGTATCTGGACAGCCCGCCGCTGTGGATCCTCGATGAGCCGTTCACCGCGCTGGACAAGCAAGGCGTGGCGCAGCTCGAAGAACACCTGGCCAATCACTGCGAGCAGGGCGGCTTGGTGGTGTTGACCACGCACCACACGCTGAGCCAGATGCCGGCCGGTTATCGCGACATCGATCTGGGGAAGTGGGCAGTATGA
- the ccmB gene encoding heme exporter protein CcmB: MSVFGLLVARESRLLFRRPAELANPLIFFAIVIALFPLAVGPETQVLQNLSPGLVWVAALLSVLLSLDGLFRSDFEDGSLEQWVLSPHPLPLLVLAKVLAHWLFSGLALVLLSPLLALMLGLPAACLPVLLLSLLLGTPVLSLLGAVGAALTVGLKRGGLLLALLILPLYIPVLILGSGALQAALQGMPATGYLLWLGSLTALAITLTPFAIAAGLKISVGE, from the coding sequence ATGAGTGTGTTCGGCCTGCTGGTTGCCCGTGAATCCCGACTGCTGTTCCGCCGCCCGGCGGAGCTGGCCAATCCGCTGATTTTCTTCGCCATCGTCATCGCATTGTTCCCGCTGGCCGTCGGACCGGAAACTCAAGTATTGCAAAACTTGTCCCCGGGGTTAGTCTGGGTGGCGGCGCTTTTGTCGGTCCTGCTCTCGCTGGACGGGCTTTTCCGCAGTGATTTCGAAGACGGATCCCTTGAACAGTGGGTCCTTTCGCCGCACCCCCTGCCACTTCTGGTGTTGGCCAAGGTGCTGGCACACTGGCTTTTTTCCGGGCTGGCACTGGTTTTGCTCTCGCCGTTACTGGCGTTGATGCTCGGGTTGCCGGCTGCGTGTCTGCCGGTATTGCTGCTTTCGTTGCTGCTGGGAACGCCGGTGCTGAGCTTGCTCGGCGCGGTGGGCGCGGCGCTGACGGTCGGTCTGAAACGCGGTGGCCTGTTGCTGGCGCTGCTGATTCTGCCGTTGTACATCCCGGTGTTGATCCTCGGCAGTGGCGCCTTGCAGGCGGCGCTGCAGGGCATGCCGGCAACGGGTTATCTGTTGTGGCTTGGCAGCCTGACCGCCCTGGCGATAACCCTGACACCTTTTGCAATAGCTGCTGGCCTGAAGATCAGCGTCGGCGAATAA
- a CDS encoding heme ABC transporter permease — MNWTWFHKLGSPKWFYGISSKFLPWLSIAALLLIAVGVVWGLAFAPPDYQQGNSFRIIYIHVPAAMLAQSIYVMLAVCGVVGLVWKMKLADVALQCAAPIGAWMTAVALVTGAIWGKPTWGSWWVWDARLTSMLILLFLYFGVIALGNAISNRDSAAKACAVLAIVGVINIPIIKYSVEWWNTLHQGATFTLTEKPAMPAEMWLPLLLTVLGFYCFFGAVLLLRMRLEVLKREARASWVKEEVQNSLEAAR, encoded by the coding sequence ATGAACTGGACCTGGTTTCACAAGCTCGGCTCGCCCAAGTGGTTCTACGGCATCAGCAGCAAGTTCCTGCCGTGGCTGAGCATTGCAGCGTTGCTGCTGATCGCTGTCGGCGTCGTCTGGGGCCTGGCCTTCGCGCCGCCGGACTATCAGCAAGGCAACAGCTTTCGCATCATCTACATCCACGTTCCCGCCGCGATGCTCGCCCAGTCGATCTACGTGATGCTGGCGGTGTGCGGTGTGGTCGGGCTGGTGTGGAAGATGAAACTGGCCGACGTCGCCCTGCAATGCGCCGCGCCGATCGGTGCCTGGATGACCGCCGTGGCGCTGGTCACCGGGGCGATCTGGGGCAAGCCGACCTGGGGTTCGTGGTGGGTCTGGGACGCGCGGCTGACCTCGATGCTGATTCTGCTGTTCCTGTACTTCGGCGTGATCGCCCTGGGCAACGCCATCAGCAACCGCGACAGCGCCGCCAAGGCCTGCGCGGTGCTGGCCATCGTCGGCGTGATCAACATCCCGATCATCAAATACTCGGTGGAGTGGTGGAACACCCTGCACCAGGGCGCGACCTTCACCCTGACCGAAAAACCGGCGATGCCCGCCGAAATGTGGCTGCCGCTGTTGCTGACGGTGCTGGGTTTCTACTGTTTCTTCGGCGCCGTACTGTTGCTGCGCATGCGCCTTGAAGTGCTCAAGCGCGAAGCCCGTGCCAGTTGGGTGAAAGAAGAAGTGCAGAACAGCCTGGAGGCCGCTCGATGA
- the ccmD gene encoding heme exporter protein CcmD: MSFASFGDFLAMGHHGLYVWSAYGICLAVLILNVAAPIAARKRYLQQEARRLRRENGK, encoded by the coding sequence ATGAGTTTCGCGTCATTCGGCGACTTCCTCGCCATGGGCCATCACGGCCTGTATGTCTGGTCGGCCTACGGCATCTGTCTGGCGGTCCTGATCCTCAACGTGGCGGCGCCGATCGCGGCCCGCAAGCGTTACCTGCAACAAGAGGCGCGTCGTCTGCGCCGGGAGAACGGCAAGTGA
- the ccmE gene encoding cytochrome c maturation protein CcmE has protein sequence MNPLRKKRLIIILAILVGVGAAVGLALSALQQNINLFYTPTQIANGEAPQDTRIRAGGMVEKGSLQRSPDSLDVKFVVTDFNKSVTITYRGILPDLFREGQGIVALGKLNADGVVVADEVLAKHDEKYMPPEVTKALKDSGQSAPTPAKEG, from the coding sequence GTGAATCCGCTGCGCAAAAAACGCTTGATCATCATTCTGGCGATTCTGGTCGGGGTCGGCGCTGCCGTCGGCCTGGCCCTGAGCGCCCTGCAGCAGAACATCAATCTGTTTTACACCCCGACCCAGATCGCCAACGGCGAAGCGCCGCAGGACACCCGCATTCGCGCCGGCGGCATGGTCGAGAAAGGTTCGCTGCAACGTTCCCCGGACTCCCTGGACGTGAAATTCGTGGTCACTGACTTCAACAAGTCCGTGACCATCACCTATCGCGGCATCCTGCCGGACCTGTTCCGCGAAGGGCAGGGCATCGTCGCACTGGGCAAGCTCAACGCCGATGGCGTCGTGGTCGCCGATGAAGTGCTGGCCAAGCACGACGAAAAATACATGCCGCCGGAAGTGACCAAGGCCCTGAAGGACAGCGGTCAATCCGCGCCAACCCCTGCGAAGGAGGGTTGA
- a CDS encoding heme lyase CcmF/NrfE family subunit — protein sequence MTSTIFIPELGHLAMILALCFALVQAVVPLLGAWRGDRLWMGLAQPAAWGQFAFLLFAFGVLTYAFMTDDFSVAYVAMNSNSALPWYYKFSAVWGAHEGSLLLWALILGGWTFAVSVFSRQLPQVMLARVLAVMGMISTGFLLFLILTSNPFSRILPQIPADGRDLNPLLQDIGLIVHPPMLYMGYVGFSVAFAFAIAALLGGRLDAAWARWSRPWTIVAWAFLGIGITLGSWWAYYELGWGGWWFWDPVENASFMPWLVGTALIHSLAVTEKRGVFKSWTVLLAIAAFSLSLLGTFLVRSGVLTSVHAFASDPERGVFILIFLLFVVGGSLTLFALRAPVVKSQVGFNLWSRETLLLGNNLVLVVAASMILLGTLYPLILDAISGAKLSVGPPYFNALFIPLMALLMVVMAVGVIVRWKDTPVKWLANMLTPVLLGSVALAVVAGVAYGDFNWAVIASFLLAAWVLLAGVRDIFDKTRHKGLIKGLPTLTRSYWGMQLAHIGIAVCALGVVLSSQNSAERDLRLAPGESMELAGYQFVFEGAKHFEGPNFTSDKGTIRVIRDGREVSVLHPEKRLYTVQSSMMTEAGIDAGFTRDLYVALGEPLGDGAWAVRVHVKPFVRWIWFGGLLTGFGGLLAALDRRYRVKVKAKVREALGMEGAAA from the coding sequence ATGACATCCACCATTTTCATTCCCGAGCTCGGCCATCTGGCGATGATCCTGGCGCTGTGTTTCGCGCTGGTGCAGGCCGTGGTGCCGTTGCTCGGTGCCTGGCGCGGCGACCGTCTGTGGATGGGCCTCGCCCAGCCAGCGGCCTGGGGGCAGTTCGCGTTCCTGCTGTTCGCCTTCGGCGTTCTGACCTATGCCTTCATGACCGACGATTTCTCCGTGGCCTACGTCGCGATGAACTCCAACAGCGCGCTGCCGTGGTACTACAAATTCAGCGCCGTGTGGGGCGCCCACGAAGGTTCGTTGCTGCTGTGGGCGTTGATCCTCGGTGGCTGGACCTTCGCGGTTTCGGTGTTCTCCCGGCAGTTGCCGCAAGTCATGCTTGCTCGCGTTCTGGCGGTGATGGGCATGATCAGCACCGGTTTCCTGCTGTTCCTGATCCTGACTTCGAACCCGTTCTCGCGGATCCTGCCGCAGATCCCGGCCGACGGTCGTGACCTCAACCCGTTGCTGCAGGACATCGGTCTGATCGTGCATCCGCCGATGCTCTACATGGGCTACGTCGGTTTCTCGGTGGCGTTTGCTTTCGCCATCGCCGCATTGCTCGGCGGTCGTCTTGATGCGGCGTGGGCACGCTGGTCGCGTCCGTGGACCATCGTTGCCTGGGCTTTCCTCGGCATCGGCATCACCCTGGGTTCGTGGTGGGCTTACTACGAACTCGGCTGGGGCGGCTGGTGGTTCTGGGACCCGGTGGAAAACGCCTCGTTCATGCCATGGCTGGTGGGCACGGCGCTGATCCACTCCCTGGCAGTCACGGAAAAACGTGGCGTATTCAAGAGCTGGACGGTGTTGCTGGCGATTGCCGCGTTCTCCCTGAGCCTGCTCGGGACGTTCCTGGTACGTTCCGGCGTGCTGACCTCGGTGCACGCGTTCGCCTCGGATCCTGAGCGCGGCGTGTTCATCCTGATCTTCCTGCTGTTTGTGGTCGGCGGTTCGCTGACGCTGTTTGCCTTGCGCGCGCCGGTGGTCAAGAGCCAGGTCGGTTTCAACCTGTGGTCGCGGGAAACCCTGCTGCTGGGCAACAACCTGGTGCTGGTGGTGGCGGCGTCGATGATTCTGCTCGGCACCCTGTACCCGCTGATTCTGGATGCCATCAGTGGCGCCAAGTTGTCGGTTGGCCCGCCGTACTTCAACGCGCTGTTCATTCCGTTGATGGCGCTGCTGATGGTGGTGATGGCGGTCGGTGTGATCGTGCGTTGGAAAGATACGCCGGTGAAATGGCTGGCCAACATGCTGACCCCGGTGCTGCTGGGCAGCGTCGCCCTGGCAGTCGTTGCCGGTGTCGCCTACGGCGATTTCAACTGGGCGGTGATCGCGAGCTTCCTGCTGGCGGCATGGGTGTTGCTGGCCGGTGTGCGCGACATCTTCGACAAGACGCGCCACAAAGGCCTGATCAAAGGCCTGCCGACCCTGACCCGCAGCTACTGGGGCATGCAACTGGCCCACATCGGCATCGCCGTGTGCGCGCTGGGCGTGGTGTTGTCGAGTCAGAACAGTGCCGAGCGCGACCTGCGTCTGGCGCCGGGCGAGTCGATGGAACTGGCCGGTTATCAGTTCGTGTTCGAAGGTGCCAAACACTTCGAAGGCCCGAACTTTACCTCTGACAAAGGCACCATCCGGGTGATCCGCGATGGCCGCGAAGTCAGCGTGCTGCACCCGGAAAAACGCCTGTACACCGTGCAGAGTTCGATGATGACCGAAGCCGGAATCGACGCCGGTTTCACCCGCGACCTCTACGTCGCCTTGGGCGAACCGTTGGGCGATGGCGCCTGGGCGGTGCGGGTGCACGTCAAACCGTTCGTGCGCTGGATCTGGTTCGGCGGTCTGCTGACCGGTTTCGGTGGTCTGCTGGCGGCGCTGGATCGGCGTTATCGGGTCAAGGTCAAAGCCAAAGTGCGTGAAGCGCTGGGCATGGAAGGAGCCGCTGCATGA
- a CDS encoding DsbE family thiol:disulfide interchange protein, whose amino-acid sequence MRRWLMLVPLAIFLLVAVFLYRGLYLDPAELPSAMIGKPFPEFSLPAVQGDKTLTKADILGKPALVNVWGTWCISCRVEHPVLNKLAERGVVIYGINYKDTNADALKWLAEFHNPYQLDIRDDEGSLGLNLGVYGAPETFFIDAKGIIRDKYVGVIDEQVWREKLAAKYQALVDEAKP is encoded by the coding sequence ATGAGACGTTGGTTGATGCTGGTGCCGCTGGCGATTTTCCTGCTGGTGGCGGTATTTCTTTATCGCGGTCTGTATCTTGATCCGGCGGAACTGCCCTCGGCGATGATCGGCAAACCGTTCCCGGAGTTTTCCCTGCCGGCTGTGCAGGGCGACAAGACCCTGACCAAGGCCGACATCCTCGGAAAACCGGCGCTGGTCAACGTCTGGGGTACCTGGTGCATTTCCTGTCGGGTCGAGCATCCGGTGCTGAACAAACTCGCCGAGCGCGGCGTGGTGATCTACGGCATCAACTACAAGGACACCAACGCCGATGCGTTGAAGTGGCTGGCCGAATTCCACAATCCGTATCAACTGGATATCCGCGATGACGAAGGCTCCCTGGGCCTGAACCTCGGTGTCTACGGCGCGCCGGAAACCTTCTTCATCGACGCCAAGGGCATCATCCGCGACAAGTACGTCGGGGTGATCGACGAGCAGGTCTGGCGCGAAAAACTGGCGGCCAAGTATCAGGCGCTGGTCGATGAGGCCAAGCCATGA
- a CDS encoding cytochrome c-type biogenesis protein, whose protein sequence is MKRFIAAVVLGLSLAGVAHAAIDTYEFAKEGDRERFRELTKELRCPKCQNQDIADSNAPIAADLRKEIFRMLGEGKDNQQIIDFMVDRYGDFVRYKPALNAKTALLWFGPAGLLLGGFVVIAVIVRRRRGQRAETPQSLSPEERQRLDQLLDKNQE, encoded by the coding sequence ATGAAGCGTTTTATTGCTGCCGTGGTACTGGGGCTGAGTCTGGCTGGTGTGGCCCACGCCGCCATCGACACCTATGAGTTCGCCAAAGAGGGCGATCGCGAGCGTTTCCGCGAGCTGACCAAGGAACTGCGCTGCCCCAAGTGCCAGAACCAGGACATCGCCGACTCCAACGCGCCGATTGCCGCCGACCTGCGCAAAGAGATTTTCCGCATGCTCGGCGAGGGCAAGGACAATCAGCAGATCATCGACTTCATGGTCGACCGCTACGGTGATTTCGTCCGCTACAAACCGGCGCTGAATGCCAAGACCGCGCTGCTGTGGTTTGGCCCCGCCGGATTGTTGCTCGGCGGTTTTGTCGTCATCGCCGTGATCGTCCGCCGCCGTCGCGGGCAACGCGCCGAGACTCCGCAATCGCTGTCCCCTGAAGAGCGTCAGCGCCTCGACCAACTGTTGGATAAAAACCAAGAATGA